The following proteins are co-located in the Bacteroidales bacterium genome:
- a CDS encoding T9SS type A sorting domain-containing protein has protein sequence MNTITLREFRETGVKYKKLRKRLDKRIKSGSFYQLTKKKQRSLVYRVRKLFEKLLRLKNLLKLATAGATMSLMLTAGQADAQNFNKKLPFKTDFKTSVAVKAYESDMFVQMTGTDNPFGGTNPFSGNIIANAGYTNFIDIDNDGDLDVFSIYQDYNSGIYTIKYFKNTGDNSNAILEEQFGTNNPFDGKFFQNQPYLSFTDIDNDGDFDAFIGDQGNSETLYYENLGNTSNPYFVKRTGGSNPLNGVDPQYMDRLSFADIDNDGDLDVFIGKYNNYPYLYRNTGDAQNPAFTQEDASAFFDATFGSSLESMLLKDLDGDGDLDGLLNGNRYFENQGSNTTPDFVEITGNSNPFNNINNLSSNLPDLIDLDTDSDLDLIFGRYNKIEYYKNTGTSSTAIFENTSGGIDSTYYVLPDFVDIDNDGDYDMFTGVYNAAASAFKFAYYKNTGTNTSPAFEKQDWADNPLNAVLNPSSIPTLKFVDIDNDGDEDVFVGGYGNGDLRYFENTGTADNPVFTEQTGADNPLPGISNPLDFDFVDIDNDGDLDLFLGNFGNVLDFYRNTGTVSAPVFTSEASPVTLPGTWYYLFPEFADVDNDGDYDLLAGSYYYGMGWRVSYAENKGTADTPDFKVQYGNENPLNLALYIPGVSLVDIDNDGDNDAFIGTSGGEVYFFKNKIVSVGVETVDKGDALNIYPNPGDNEIAIDLSLFDIQNVQVSIFDIAGKMVSGYSKIINGKINISKLKDGIYFIKVSDLKHSETAKLIVK, from the coding sequence ATGAACACAATTACTTTAAGAGAGTTTCGGGAAACCGGAGTGAAGTACAAAAAACTTCGCAAACGTCTTGATAAAAGAATCAAAAGCGGTTCTTTTTATCAATTGACCAAAAAAAAACAACGAAGCCTTGTTTATCGTGTAAGAAAATTATTCGAAAAACTGTTACGTTTGAAAAATTTGCTTAAGCTGGCAACTGCCGGTGCAACAATGTCTTTAATGTTGACAGCAGGACAGGCAGATGCACAAAATTTCAACAAAAAACTGCCTTTTAAAACTGATTTTAAAACATCTGTCGCAGTAAAAGCATACGAATCAGATATGTTTGTTCAAATGACCGGTACCGATAACCCCTTCGGAGGAACAAACCCGTTCTCAGGAAATATTATTGCAAATGCAGGTTATACAAATTTCATTGATATTGATAATGACGGTGATTTGGATGTTTTTTCAATTTATCAAGATTATAATTCCGGAATTTACACAATAAAATATTTTAAAAACACCGGCGATAATTCAAACGCAATTTTGGAAGAACAATTCGGAACAAACAATCCTTTTGACGGAAAGTTCTTTCAAAACCAACCTTATCTGAGTTTTACCGATATTGATAACGATGGTGACTTTGATGCTTTTATAGGAGACCAAGGTAATAGTGAGACTCTTTATTATGAAAACCTGGGTAATACTTCAAATCCTTATTTTGTCAAAAGAACCGGAGGAAGTAATCCGCTGAACGGTGTTGACCCTCAATATATGGACAGATTAAGTTTTGCCGATATTGATAATGACGGTGATTTGGATGTTTTTATAGGAAAATACAACAATTATCCTTATTTATACAGAAATACCGGAGATGCCCAAAATCCTGCATTTACACAGGAAGATGCTTCAGCTTTTTTTGATGCAACATTCGGCAGCTCACTTGAAAGTATGTTACTGAAAGACCTTGACGGAGACGGCGACTTAGACGGTCTTTTAAACGGAAATCGTTATTTTGAAAATCAGGGAAGCAATACAACTCCTGATTTTGTAGAAATTACCGGAAATTCAAATCCGTTTAACAATATTAACAATTTAAGTTCAAACTTACCCGACCTTATTGATTTGGATACCGACAGCGATTTAGACTTAATTTTCGGCCGGTACAATAAAATAGAATACTACAAAAATACGGGAACATCATCAACCGCAATTTTTGAAAACACTTCCGGCGGAATAGATTCAACATATTACGTATTACCTGATTTCGTTGATATTGACAACGACGGTGATTATGATATGTTCACGGGTGTTTATAATGCTGCTGCCTCTGCATTTAAATTTGCATATTATAAAAACACCGGAACAAATACATCTCCCGCTTTTGAAAAACAAGATTGGGCAGATAATCCCTTAAATGCAGTTTTAAATCCAAGCTCTATACCGACACTAAAATTTGTTGATATTGATAATGACGGTGATGAAGACGTTTTTGTAGGCGGATACGGTAACGGAGATTTAAGATATTTTGAGAATACGGGAACTGCCGACAACCCCGTTTTCACGGAACAAACGGGGGCAGATAATCCTTTGCCGGGTATTTCGAATCCCTTAGATTTTGATTTTGTAGATATTGATAATGACGGTGATTTGGACTTATTTCTCGGAAATTTCGGAAATGTTTTAGACTTTTACAGAAATACCGGAACAGTTTCCGCTCCTGTTTTTACAAGCGAAGCAAGTCCTGTAACTTTGCCCGGTACTTGGTATTATTTGTTTCCGGAATTTGCGGATGTTGATAACGACGGAGATTATGACTTGTTAGCCGGCAGTTATTATTATGGAATGGGTTGGAGAGTTTCATATGCAGAAAATAAAGGAACTGCCGATACACCGGATTTTAAAGTACAATACGGCAACGAAAATCCTTTGAATTTAGCACTGTATATTCCGGGAGTTTCATTAGTTGATATAGATAATGACGGAGATAATGATGCATTCATAGGAACTTCCGGCGGAGAAGTATATTTCTTTAAAAACAAAATTGTTTCCGTAGGAGTTGAAACTGTTGACAAAGGAGATGCATTAAATATTTACCCTAACCCGGGCGATAATGAAATAGCTATAGATTTATCATTATTTGATATTCAGAATGTACAAGTTTCAATATTTGACATAGCCGGAAAAATGGTTTCAGGCTACAGTAAAATAATCAACGGTAAAATAAATATCAGTAAATTAAAAGACGGTATTTATTTTATAAAAGTTTCAGATTTAAAGCATTCAGAAACTGCAAAATTGATTGTTAAATAA
- a CDS encoding TIGR03032 family protein, whose protein sequence is MNDTKKPLPPFTSRYSPEVPEILYNLQCTIALSTYQAGKVVLLSAPTPDKIILLARTFEGAMGIATQGNKMAIACKSNLHILANTPSMAKTYPPKPNVYDALYMPRATFHTGQLSLHDLNWNNNDLLAVNTLFSSIVKINDNYSFEPVWKPKFISQLAPEDRCHLNGTATEDKKIKYVSALGKTDTPGGWRENKLTGGIIIDVESNEIISENLAMPHSPRIYNGDLYALQSAAGELIEIDKKTGKFETVTKFDYFLRGMDKIGDYLFIGHSKLRHTTSAFKDLPIAKKSQKAGVIIVHLPSGAIVGNIMYENSVDEIYDVKILPNTVRPNIINQDHQSVSIAITTPDESYWAIPDKK, encoded by the coding sequence ATGAACGACACAAAAAAACCGTTACCTCCCTTTACCTCAAGATACAGTCCTGAAGTTCCGGAAATACTATATAATTTGCAATGCACCATAGCATTAAGCACTTATCAGGCAGGAAAAGTTGTTTTACTTAGTGCCCCCACACCCGATAAAATTATCTTGCTTGCGAGAACTTTTGAAGGTGCAATGGGAATTGCAACCCAAGGGAATAAAATGGCGATTGCTTGTAAATCTAATTTGCATATTTTGGCAAACACACCTTCAATGGCAAAAACATATCCGCCTAAACCGAATGTGTATGATGCATTATATATGCCGAGAGCAACTTTTCATACAGGGCAATTATCTTTACATGATTTAAATTGGAACAATAATGATTTACTTGCCGTGAACACTCTTTTTTCATCAATTGTAAAGATAAATGATAATTACAGTTTTGAGCCCGTTTGGAAACCTAAGTTTATATCTCAACTTGCTCCGGAAGACCGTTGCCATTTAAACGGAACAGCAACAGAAGATAAAAAAATAAAATACGTTTCGGCATTAGGTAAAACTGATACTCCCGGAGGATGGAGAGAAAATAAACTTACCGGCGGCATTATTATAGATGTTGAATCTAATGAAATTATATCAGAAAATCTTGCAATGCCTCATTCTCCGAGAATATACAACGGGGATTTATACGCCTTACAATCTGCCGCAGGCGAATTAATAGAGATTGATAAAAAAACAGGAAAGTTTGAAACCGTTACAAAATTTGATTATTTCCTAAGAGGAATGGATAAAATCGGTGATTATTTGTTCATAGGACATTCAAAATTAAGACATACAACTTCGGCATTCAAAGATTTGCCGATAGCAAAAAAATCTCAAAAAGCCGGAGTTATAATAGTGCATTTGCCGAGCGGTGCAATTGTGGGAAATATTATGTACGAAAACAGTGTAGATGAAATTTATGACGTTAAAATATTACCGAATACGGTAAGGCCAAATATAATAAATCAGGATCATCAATCAGTAAGTATTGCAATAACAACACCTGACGAGAGCTATTGGGCAATACCCGATAAGAAATAA
- a CDS encoding bifunctional aconitate hydratase 2/2-methylisocitrate dehydratase: MTEKYLKHEAERNAMGIPALPLNSEQTEDLCKLLENPLAGKEEFLINLFTQRIFPGVDPAAMVKAKFLHKIIKKEKKSPLVSPKKAVEILGTMLGGYNVAPLIDILNNEELANDAVKSLSQTIFIYEAFNTISELSKTNKYAKKVIESWANADWFTAKTPVPENLKVKVFMVEGETNTDDLSPASDAWSRSDIPLHSLSMLKARMPEGLKEIADWKAAGSKVAYVGDVVGTGSSRKSATNSVLWHMGEDIPFIPNKKRDAVVIGSVIAPIFFNTVEDSGGLPIVADVAKLNHGDIININTVTGKITSESGELLSTFELKPNTLADEFRAGGRIPLIIGRKLTNDAREFLGLDETDVFEKPQNPVPKPNQAYTLAQKMVGKACGTEGVLPGMAVEPKMTTVGSQDTTGPMTADEITELACLKFQSDLFMQSFCHTAAYPKETDTKMHQMLPKFIMEREGVSLYPGDGVIHSWLNRMLLPDTVGTGGDSHTRFPLGISFPAGSGLVAFAGALGSMPLDMPESVLVKFKGKAKPGITLRDMVNAIPLWAIEKGLMTVEKEGKKNIFNGRILEMEGMPDITAEQAFELTDAAAERSAAAATYKLSEKSVATYLKSNVALLEKMLKDGYGYATTIQKRIDAMKDWLKNPQLLKRDKNAEYAAVIEIDLAEIKEPIVACPNDPDDVKYISEVQNTKVNDVFIGSCMTNIGHFRAASKIWDGFERNTEIRTYIVPPTKMDSEKLKSEGEFSKFAKMGARIEIPGCSMCMGNQLRVPDNAVVFSTSTRNFNNRMGKGAQVYLGSAEMAAIVSVLNRIPTPEEYFEYYNKYVKPEESNIYKYLQFDEEYV, encoded by the coding sequence ATGACAGAAAAATATTTAAAACACGAAGCAGAAAGAAATGCAATGGGAATTCCTGCTCTTCCCCTAAATTCAGAACAAACAGAAGATTTATGCAAACTGCTTGAGAATCCGCTTGCCGGAAAAGAAGAGTTTTTAATAAATTTATTTACCCAAAGAATATTTCCCGGGGTTGACCCTGCGGCAATGGTAAAAGCAAAATTTCTGCATAAAATAATTAAGAAAGAAAAGAAATCTCCTCTCGTTTCTCCGAAAAAAGCTGTTGAAATATTAGGTACAATGCTCGGAGGCTATAATGTTGCTCCGCTTATTGATATACTAAACAACGAAGAACTTGCGAATGATGCCGTTAAATCTTTATCACAAACAATTTTTATTTATGAAGCGTTTAATACGATTTCCGAATTATCAAAAACAAATAAATATGCAAAAAAGGTTATTGAATCATGGGCAAACGCAGATTGGTTTACTGCAAAAACACCTGTTCCCGAAAATTTAAAAGTTAAAGTTTTTATGGTTGAGGGCGAAACAAATACTGATGACCTTTCACCTGCAAGCGATGCTTGGAGTCGTTCAGATATTCCTTTGCACTCACTTTCAATGCTTAAAGCAAGAATGCCCGAAGGACTTAAAGAAATTGCAGATTGGAAAGCAGCAGGAAGCAAAGTTGCCTATGTCGGAGATGTTGTCGGAACAGGGTCTTCCAGAAAATCAGCAACTAACAGCGTTTTGTGGCACATGGGAGAAGATATACCCTTTATTCCGAATAAGAAAAGAGACGCAGTTGTTATCGGAAGTGTTATTGCTCCGATTTTTTTCAACACGGTTGAAGATTCCGGAGGTTTACCGATTGTGGCGGATGTTGCAAAATTAAATCACGGAGATATTATCAATATTAATACCGTAACCGGTAAAATAACTTCTGAAAGCGGAGAACTTTTATCAACATTTGAATTAAAACCGAATACACTTGCAGACGAATTCAGGGCAGGAGGTCGTATTCCGTTAATTATAGGAAGAAAACTTACAAATGATGCAAGAGAGTTTCTGGGATTGGATGAAACAGACGTTTTTGAAAAGCCTCAGAACCCTGTTCCTAAACCTAATCAAGCATATACATTAGCACAAAAAATGGTCGGAAAAGCTTGCGGTACGGAAGGTGTTCTTCCCGGCATGGCGGTTGAACCGAAAATGACAACCGTAGGTTCGCAAGATACAACAGGGCCAATGACGGCAGATGAAATTACGGAACTTGCATGTTTAAAATTTCAATCAGACTTATTTATGCAATCATTCTGTCATACAGCAGCTTACCCGAAGGAAACAGATACAAAAATGCACCAAATGTTACCGAAATTCATTATGGAAAGAGAAGGTGTTTCTTTATATCCAGGCGACGGTGTAATTCATTCATGGCTTAACAGAATGTTGCTTCCCGATACGGTAGGAACAGGCGGAGATTCGCATACAAGATTTCCTTTGGGAATTTCATTCCCGGCAGGTTCGGGACTTGTTGCATTTGCCGGAGCACTCGGCTCAATGCCTCTTGATATGCCTGAATCTGTTCTGGTAAAATTCAAAGGAAAAGCAAAGCCGGGTATCACTTTGCGTGATATGGTAAACGCAATTCCGCTTTGGGCAATTGAAAAAGGTTTAATGACTGTTGAGAAGGAAGGCAAAAAAAATATTTTTAACGGCAGGATTTTAGAAATGGAAGGAATGCCGGATATTACCGCTGAACAAGCATTTGAATTAACAGATGCTGCCGCTGAAAGAAGTGCTGCCGCAGCAACTTATAAATTATCAGAGAAGTCGGTAGCAACTTATTTAAAATCAAATGTTGCACTTCTTGAAAAAATGTTGAAAGACGGATACGGATACGCAACAACTATTCAAAAACGTATTGACGCAATGAAAGATTGGTTGAAAAATCCGCAACTTTTAAAAAGAGATAAAAATGCAGAGTATGCAGCAGTAATTGAAATTGATTTAGCAGAAATTAAAGAACCTATTGTTGCCTGCCCTAACGACCCCGATGATGTTAAATACATTTCGGAAGTTCAAAATACAAAAGTTAATGATGTTTTCATCGGTTCATGTATGACAAATATCGGTCATTTCCGTGCAGCATCAAAAATTTGGGACGGTTTTGAAAGAAATACCGAAATAAGAACCTACATTGTACCTCCTACAAAAATGGACAGTGAAAAATTGAAATCAGAAGGTGAGTTTTCAAAATTTGCAAAAATGGGTGCAAGAATTGAAATTCCCGGATGTTCAATGTGTATGGGAAATCAGTTGAGAGTACCTGACAATGCTGTTGTATTTTCAACTTCAACAAGAAATTTTAATAACAGAATGGGAAAAGGTGCACAAGTTTATTTAGGCTCTGCCGAAATGGCGGCAATTGTTTCTGTTTTAAACAGAATTCCTACACCCGAAGAGTATTTTGAATATTACAATAAATACGTTAAACCGGAAGAAAGTAATATTTATAAATATTTGCAATTTGACGAAGAATATGTATAG